From Piscinibacter gummiphilus:
CAGCGGGCCTGCCCGCCGGTCGGCCAGGCGCTGAGGGTGGCAGGCAGTCGCAAGGAGGCCATTCCGCGAACGTGCATGAACCGTGCCGAGGGCGTCAATCGGTCTCGAAGATGGCGTCGACCTCGACCGCCGCACGCCGTGGCAGCGAGGCCACGCCGATGGCGGTGCGCGCGTGGCGCCCGAACTCGCTTCCCCACAGCGCCGCGAAAAGGTCGGACGCGCCGTTCACCACCATCGGCACGAACTCGAACTCCGGCTCGCAGTTCACGAAGCCCCCCACCCGCAGGCAGCGCTGCACACGGCCGAGGTCGCCCTCGCAGGCGAGCTTCAGGCAGGCCAGCAGGTTGAGCGCGCACAGGCGCGCGGCCTGCTGGCCCTGCTCCACCGTGAACTCGCGGCCGAGCTTGCCGACGTAGGGCACGCTGCCGTTCCACTCGCACACCTGGCCGGCGAGATACACGGTGCGGCCGCTGCGCCGCCAGGGCACGAAGTTGGCAATCGGCGTGGGCGGCATCGGCAGCACGAGGCCCATCTCCGCGAGCTTGTCTTCGACGGCGCTCATGCCTTCAGGCCCGACAGCAAGGCACCCGAGTCCGTCATGAAGCCATACAGCAGCTTCACGTTGTATTCGGTGGCCTG
This genomic window contains:
- a CDS encoding RidA family protein; the protein is MSAVEDKLAEMGLVLPMPPTPIANFVPWRRSGRTVYLAGQVCEWNGSVPYVGKLGREFTVEQGQQAARLCALNLLACLKLACEGDLGRVQRCLRVGGFVNCEPEFEFVPMVVNGASDLFAALWGSEFGRHARTAIGVASLPRRAAVEVDAIFETD